One Pecten maximus chromosome 16, xPecMax1.1, whole genome shotgun sequence DNA window includes the following coding sequences:
- the LOC117344779 gene encoding uncharacterized protein LOC117344779, whose translation MRSTKIYFAIRTPSERRHLSPSERQALKALKHNAEIVIKPADKGSAVVIMNRGDNINEANRQLTNETFYRKLDRDPTQEHAKLINEAIDRILNKGDIDADTASFLRPVNALSGKFYLLPKIHQPGNPGRPIINSIGHPTEKISKFVDFHLRPIVENLPSYIKDTTDYLNKTPSSNIPEGTLLVTMDVISLYTNIPHADGINACREAWERRGYKHPSTDSLVELLTLVLTLNNFQFNNENYLQVSGTAMGTKMAPSYANVFMGHLESQLLASAPIKPFSWLRFIDDIEIKWTSNRTSLDEFIDHANTFHPTIKFTAEVSTETNTFLDTSSTLLDGKINTDLYSKPTDTHQYLRPSSCHPSHTTKSIPYSQALRIRRIVSDDTVFERRCSELKSHLLARGYKSTLIDRELDKVRVLDRASLLEYKVRTPTQRVPCVVTFHPNLPSISSILHNHWRIIESSAALKRIFPEPPLLAYRRPKNIVAA comes from the exons ATGCGGTCTACCAAG atatattTCGCCATCAGAACGCCATCAGAACGTCGCCACCTGTCGCCATCAGAACGCCAGGCACTCAAAGCACTCAAGCATAATGCGGAGATTGTTATCAAGCCAGCAGATAAGGGTTCTGCAGTGGTTATTATGAACAGGGGTGATAACATCAATGAGGCTAACCGTCAGCTTACCAACGAGACGTTCTATCGCAAACTTGATAGGGACCCGACGCAAGAACACGCCAAACTAATCAATGAGGCCATCGATAGAATACTCAACAAGGGGGATATAGACGCAGATACCGCTAGTTTCCTGCGTCCCGTAAATGCTCTATCAGGGAAATTCTATCTCCTTCCTAAGATCCATCAACCTGGAAACCCGGGTAGACCTATTATCAACTCTATAGGCCATCCGACGGAGAAAATTTCTAAATTCGTCGATTTCCATCTTCGACCAATTGTTGAAAATCTACCATCTTACATAAAAGATACCACCGATTATCTTAATAAAACACCATCCAGCAACATACCAGAAGGTACTCTGCTAGTTACAATGGACGTCATCTCTCTTTACACAAACATCCCTCATGCGGACGGCATTAATGCTTGTCGGGAGGCATGGGAACGCCGTGGTTATAAGCACCCATCGACTGATAGTCTAGTAGAATTACTTACACTTGTCCTCACACTCAACAACTTCCAGTTTAACAATGAAAACTACTTGCAGGTCAGTGGTACAGCTATGGGCACTAAGATGGCTCCTTCATATGCTAATGTATTCATGGGACATCTTGAATCCCAACTTTTAGCATCTGCTCCAATTAAGCCATTCAGCTGGCTCAGATTCATCGatgatattgaaatcaaatGGACTTCGAACCGGACATCACTCGATGAATTTATAGATCACGCAAACACGTTCCATCCAACAATCAAATTCACTGCAGAGGTCTCCACGGAAACTAACACATTTCTAGACACCAGTTCAACCTTACTTGACGGGAAAATAAACACAGACCTCTATTCCAAACCAACTGACACGCACCAGTATCTCCGCCCGTCCAGCTGTCATCCCTCACACACCACGAAGAGCATTCCCTATTCCCAAGCTCTACGTATCCGACGGATAGTGTCCGATGATACAGTCTTCGAACGTCGATGCTCAGAACTTAAATCACACCTTCTTGCTAGAGGATATAAATCTACTTTGATAGATCGGGAACTAGACAAAGTCAGGGTACTTGACAGAGCCAGCCTTCTAGAATACAAAGTCAGAACTCCGACACAAAGGGTCCCTTGTGTTGTCACGTTCCATCCTAACTTGCCGTCTATTTCTTCCATTTTACATAATCATTGGCGCATCATCGAGTCGTCAGCTGCACTCAAACGGATCTTTCCAGAACCACCGTTATTGGCCTATCGTAGACCAAAAAAT